In a single window of the Gossypium hirsutum isolate 1008001.06 chromosome A13, Gossypium_hirsutum_v2.1, whole genome shotgun sequence genome:
- the LOC107963457 gene encoding desmethyl-deoxy-podophyllotoxin synthase, translating to MENQLPSFLFLFASLIFIFMVLRTRQNSKYNQLASKLPPGPLKLPLIGSLHLFIGTQPHHCLARLAHKYGSLMLLQLGEVPTVIISSAECAKEVMKTHDSIFSERPYLYAAETITYNFQDIVFAHGDYRKQIRKICVLELLSQKRVQSFRPIREEEISNLVKAIKSKAGVAINLKNLLYSLSLNILSRAAFGGRFKQQDAFKKLLPDIVELFGGLSIVDVYPSLKLLRLILGMRPKHKRLHREADEILENVIQQHRAAKLRTDMEQENEIDDLVQVLLDIQDRGGDEIPLATSGIKATLMDLFLAGGETTSSIVEWAMSELLRNPHVMQKAQAEVRQVFSGRKDVNESGIVELKYLNPVIKETLRLHPPAPLLLPRECQERCEMMGCEIPAKSRVIVNAWAIGRNHNYWNEADKFDPERFLESSISYKGTDFELIPFGAGKRICPGMSFGLANVELILANLLYHFDWKLPNGINPQDLDMAEVFGASLRRKHDLCLVPIPYQFGESEE from the exons ATGGAAAACCAGCTCCCCTCCTTTCTATTCCTTTTCGCCTCTCTCATCTTCATTTTCATGGTTTTGAGGACACGGCAGAACTCCAAATATAATCAACTTGCATCAAAGCTACCACCAGGTCCTCTCAAACTGCCTCTCATTGGGAGCTTGCACCTTTTTATCGGCACTCAACCTCATCACTGCCTTGCCCGTTTGGCTCACAAGTATGGTTCCCTCATGCTTCTTCAACTTGGGGAAGTTCCAACTGTCATCATTTCTTCAGCCGAATGTGCTAAAGAAGTGATGAAAACCCATGACTCCATTTTTTCTGAGAGGCCTTATCTCTATGCTGCCGAGACGATAACTTACAACTTCCAAGACATCGTGTTTGCCCATGGTGATTACAGGAAACAAATACGCAAAATTTGTGTGCTGGAGCTCTTAAGTCAGAAACGAGTTCAGTCCTTTAGACCAATCAGGGAAGAAGAGATCTCTAATTTGGTAAAAGCCATCAAATCTAAAGCAGGGGTAGCTATCAACCTCAAGAACTTGTTGTACTCTTTATCACTTAACATACTCTCAAGAGCAGCCTTTGGTGGGAGATTCAAACAGCAAGATGCATTCAAGAAACTCCTTCCGGACATTGTAGAGTTGTTTGGAGGTCTCAGTATTGTTGATGTCTATCCTTCCCTCAAATTGCTTCGTTTGATCCTCGGTATGAGGCCTAAACACAAGAGACTCCATAGAGAAGCGGATGAAATTCTTGAAAACGTCATTCAACAACATAGAGCTGCAAAACTAAGAACAGATATGGAGCAGGAAAACGAAATAGACGATCTTGTCCAAGTCCTCCTGGATATTCAGGATCGTGGAGGTGATGAAATTCCCTTAGCAACCTCTGGCATCAAAGCAACTCTCATG GATCTGTTCCTTGCGGGGGGTGAAACCACATCTTCGATTGTAGAATGGGCAATGTCAGAACTGTTAAGAAATCCTCATGTAATGCAAAAGGCGCAAGCAGAGGTGAGGCAAGTCTTTTCTGGTAGAAAAGATGTTAATGAATCAGGCATTGTTGAATTGAAGTACCTCAATCCAGTTATCAAAGAGACACTAAGATTGCACCCACCAGCTCCATTGCTTCTTCCAAGAGAATGCCAAGAGAGGTGTGAGATGATGGGATGTGAGATACCAGCCAAAAGTAGGGTCATAGTTAACGCATGGGCAATTGGAAGAAACCATAACTACTGGAATGAAGCAGACAAGTTTGATCCAGAAAGATTTTTGGAAAGTTCAATTAGCTACAAAGGGACAGATTTTGAACTAATTCCTTTTGGTGCTGGAAAGAGGATATGTCCCGGGATGTCTTTTGGCCTTGCCAATGTTGAGCTGATACTCGCAAATCTGCTTTACCATTTTGATTGGAAGCTCCCTAATGGAATCAATCCGCAAGATCTTGATATGGCTGAGGTTTTCGGTGCTTCTTTAAGAAGAAAACATGATCTGTGTCTAGTTCCAATTCCTTACCAGTTTGGGGAATCAGAAGAATAA